In a single window of the Leifsonia sp. 1010 genome:
- a CDS encoding NAD(P)H-binding protein: MSRVLVIGGTGLAGRAVTAEAVERGHEVVVAARRVPDDDSEQFVLGATYVTADIVTGDGLEEAVDGVDVLIDASNAVGKQAAHVFATGAQNLLHTAARFGVQRAVLLSVVGADRSAYGYYRAKAAQERAYLESPLDTRVVRATQFHDFVTAIFDRGRPLGAILSPSGVRFQPIAVTDVARVLVDVAEGAGEPDSVINIGGPRVESARDLAEQRKRASGSRRYILPVRLGGPLGTTWRAGRNLVPEHAVDGVGYGTWLETGT; the protein is encoded by the coding sequence ATGTCCCGTGTGCTCGTCATCGGAGGCACCGGCCTGGCCGGCCGCGCCGTGACCGCCGAAGCCGTCGAACGCGGCCACGAGGTGGTCGTCGCCGCCCGCCGCGTGCCGGACGACGACTCCGAGCAGTTCGTCCTCGGCGCCACCTACGTCACGGCGGACATCGTGACCGGCGACGGGCTCGAGGAGGCGGTCGACGGCGTCGACGTCCTGATCGACGCCAGCAACGCGGTCGGCAAGCAGGCAGCCCACGTCTTCGCCACCGGAGCGCAGAACCTCCTGCACACGGCCGCCCGCTTCGGCGTGCAGCGTGCCGTGCTGCTCTCGGTCGTCGGCGCCGACCGCTCGGCGTATGGCTACTACCGCGCGAAGGCCGCACAGGAGCGCGCCTACCTCGAGTCGCCGCTCGACACCCGGGTGGTGCGCGCGACGCAGTTCCACGACTTCGTCACCGCGATCTTCGACCGGGGGAGGCCGCTGGGCGCCATCCTGTCGCCCTCCGGCGTGCGGTTCCAGCCCATCGCGGTGACCGACGTCGCCCGCGTGCTCGTCGACGTCGCCGAGGGCGCGGGGGAGCCCGACAGCGTGATCAACATCGGCGGACCCCGGGTGGAGTCGGCCCGCGACCTCGCCGAGCAGCGCAAGCGGGCCAGCGGGAGCCGCCGCTACATCCTGCCCGTCCGGCTGGGCGGGCCGCTCGGGACGACGTGGCGCGCCGGACGCAACCTGGTGCCGGAGCACGCCGTCGACGGCGTCGGCTACGGCACCTGGCTCGAGACCGGCACCTGA